From the genome of Agrobacterium tumefaciens:
GCGTTGGAGAGCGTCATCTTCGTTGTGCGCGGCAAGGCAAGGATGCGCTGGGGCGAGAAGCTCGAATTCACCGCAGAAGCGGGCCCCGGGGATTTCATCTTTGTACCGCCCTTTGTGCCACATCAGGAAATCAACGCCGATCCGGAGAATGTTCTGGAATGCGTTCTGGTACGGTCTGACAATGAAGCCGTCGTCGTAAACATCACGGACATCGAGCCGGTTGAAAAGCCGGAAACCGTCTACTGGATCGATCCCATTCACAAACATCCGCACGACTGAAGCAGGCGAACTGACTACGCGGCAGCGAATACTCGAACGGCGAAACGCGTCCCGATTGATCCCTGCACTTTTGGAAGCGAACTCCCGGGACCCTGGCCGTTTTCATCGCGCACTATCCGGCTCCATATCAAAACTCAGAGCCCAATGGTTCTTGTTTTCAATGCAAAATCTTTCGATCCGAATCTTCTGGGAATACCTCTTCAACAGCCGCAAGTGCCAGTCTGAGCGCGTCCTTCTTTAAAAGGTGATCGCCAAGAGACTGAGAGAGGTCGATAAGATCCAGGCATTGAAGTTTCAGAGTTTCGTAGTCTGAGAAACTGTCCCGGTGCGGGTACATACACCCGATATATTCAACCGGTTCTCCCGTTTCGTCACGGAAACACCGCGCCACGGCAGAAACCTCAACCCTCGACCCGTCCTTTCGCCATATCTCATAGTCTTGAGTACATGGTTCACTTGTCACCAGCGAGTGGTGGACTGATTTGGCAACACGGGGTCGTTCAGCGGGATTGACGCGATCGAGGAACTCCTCGATCGGTAGTCCGGCAGCCACCTTTGCCTTGTCCATACCGAATATCTTCGCAAAGTTCTCGTCACCGCAAAAACGGTTTTCCTGCACAATCCAGCTAAAGACCGCCGCTTCCTCCAGAACAGTCCTCGGCACCCTCAGCAACTCTGCACGAACCAAATGATTTCGCATGTCGTCCCCCAAGCGCATCAATGTTTATGTTTGAGTTATCCAAATATCGTAGCAATCAACAGCTGATTTGTAATGTGGGCGATTGACGGAAAGTTGAAAAAGCGCAATGCGCCATGATCATCGCCGTTTCCAGCTCGAAACGGCAATGATCTACGACCAGTGGATCCGGAAAGGTCGCAAGGCTTTCCAGGGCCGATGTCAGAAACGTACTCCCCGTTATCTCAACAGGGAGTGCGCTTTGCTCAATCAGGCAATACGGTCGTTGCCGTCGCGCGAACCGGCAAATCCAAGCGCATGGTAAAGAACGATCGCGCCGATCGTTGCCGTACCAATGCCATCAAGCGTAAAGCCTGCAATATCGAGCTTGAAATTGCCCGCACCAAGGACCAGTGCAACGCCAACGGTGATGAGGTTGCGAGGCTCTGCAAAATCAACCTTGTTTTCCACCCAGATACGGCCAGCCGTTGCGGCGATAAGGCCGAAAACAACGATGGAAAGACCACCGAGGACAGGGCCCGGAATGGTCTGGATCAGCGCGCCGAACTTCGGTGAAAAACCAAGCAGGATGGCTACAGCCGCAGCAACGAGGAAGACAAGCGTCGAGAAAATGCGGGTGACGGCCATCACCCCCATGTTCTCCGCATAGGTCGTCATGCCGGTTGCACCGAATGCGCCCGACACCATGGTCGCGACACCATCACCAATAAAGGCCCGACCGAGATAGGGATCAAGATTGCGACCTGTCATCGCGCCAATCGCCTTGATATGACCGAGGTTTTCCGCCACGAGAATGATAACAACAGGAGCGATCAGTGTGATCGCCGAAGCGGTGAACACTGGCGCGGTGAATGTCGGCATGCCGAACCATGAGGCCGCCGCAACACCTGAAAAATCAACCGCTGCGCCATATCCCATGCCGTTTGCAAACACGAGGTAGGCAATGTAACCGATCGCGCCGCCAATCAGGATCGGCAAGCGACGTGTCATGCCCGGCGCATAGACGGCGACGAGACCCACGGCTGCGAATGTGATGATGGCGATCCAGCGCGAGAACTGATTGCCATCAGGCGTCGCCGGCCCCACGCCCGATGCGCTCGAAATGGCGATCGGCGCAAGCACCAGACCGATGGCGGCGACAATCGCGCCTGTCAGCACCGGCGGCATCAGCCGTTCGATCCAGCGATGACCGGCAACCATGACGATCACACCGATCAGCGCGTAGAGCGCCCCGGCCGCAATGATCCCTCCAAGCGCAACTCCGATGTTGGGATTGGCAACGCCAACCGCAGCGCCCGTCGCCACGAGAACGGGACCGATAAAGCCGAAAGACGAACCGAGATAGCTCGGTACACGGCCGCCGACAGCAACGAAGAAGATCAGCGTGGCGATGCCGGAAAACAGGATCGATACATTCGGGTCAAAGCCCATCAGGATCGGCGCCAGAACGGTCGAGCCAAACATCGCGACGACATGCTGCAAACCCAGCACAATGGTCTGTCCGGCCGGCAAACGCTCATCAGGCAGGATGCGCCCTTCCGTTTTCAGTCGCCACCGCGGAAAATACCCGCCCGTATCGCTCATGTGTCTACCCCCTGATGTTTGTCCGCCCGAAGCTTCTTATGATCATGTCCGGATCGGAAGATAAGATGATTGGCCATACCGAAGCGCAGGTCACCAACCCCTCAGCGCAAGCTTTGAGGCGTGAATCGTACGAAAGTATTTGCCAAAGCCTCCGATACGCCAATCGAGCGGCAATGTCATTGGGAAGCCGGTGCTTACCCACAACGGCGTTGTCTGGGGGAGGTCGAGATTGCTTGGAGCTTAAAGAAAACACGCGACATTGCATCTGATAGCCAACAGCTCTGTCGCTGTGCCCGGCCCCAAGCTCACGTCGTCTTGACTTACGTCCGGCCAATCGACGCGCGGTCCGTTCCCGCCGATGAGTTATAGACACTTTTGCTATAACCCACGAACACCACCCGGGATGAGTTATAAAAAGCATCCCGGTTATACCTTAAAGCAGGCGGATCAAATGCAGGCATACCAATGGGAAAATTTGTGATATCCGGCCAGTTTGAACAAAGAGAGGATACCACCGTGAGCGAACCAACCGTCGCCGAAACAGTTGAGAAAATTTACGCATCGATCCAATCGGACAATGCCGGCATCGATGAACATATTGCGGCCCTCAAGGTGGCACTGGCACGCGAAGGCGCCAAGGAAGCCATCTTCGACCCGGCAAGGCTCGCCCATAACAATCGCTCTGGACGCAAGCTGATGCAGGCGTATTTCCGTCAGCGCGGCGTGACCGTGAAGTTCTCGGCCTGACGGCACTCTGCGGTTTTGTGCTTTGACGCAAGACCGCAGCACCCCTCGCCCGGACTTCTGGCGCCATGATCTCATGCCCGGAGAGCTGTCGTTCCAGTTCGCCACCGGACGCTGGCAGGGTTTCCTCCACCTTAAGTCCCGACACCGTAACGTCTTCAAAAACAATCGCTTGGCCACCAATGAGGTAGTCCATATTTCGTCGGCCCAAGACTTGCGAAGCAACCTTGGCGTGCCTAAAAGACGCACAGTCTCAATTCACGTCGAAAAAGGGCAGTTGCGTGGAACAGGTAAACAACCAGGCCGGCAAGCGCCGGCGCAAGGCACTATGGGCAGCCGTCGCAGTCGTCGCGATCGCTACTGCGGGCGTTGTCGGAGCAAAGACCATCTACGAAGGCAAGGTCAGCGAATTCGTTGCCCTCAATGG
Proteins encoded in this window:
- a CDS encoding PAS domain-containing protein, with the translated sequence MRNHLVRAELLRVPRTVLEEAAVFSWIVQENRFCGDENFAKIFGMDKAKVAAGLPIEEFLDRVNPAERPRVAKSVHHSLVTSEPCTQDYEIWRKDGSRVEVSAVARCFRDETGEPVEYIGCMYPHRDSFSDYETLKLQCLDLIDLSQSLGDHLLKKDALRLALAAVEEVFPEDSDRKILH
- a CDS encoding pyrimidine utilization transport protein G, with the protein product MSDTGGYFPRWRLKTEGRILPDERLPAGQTIVLGLQHVVAMFGSTVLAPILMGFDPNVSILFSGIATLIFFVAVGGRVPSYLGSSFGFIGPVLVATGAAVGVANPNIGVALGGIIAAGALYALIGVIVMVAGHRWIERLMPPVLTGAIVAAIGLVLAPIAISSASGVGPATPDGNQFSRWIAIITFAAVGLVAVYAPGMTRRLPILIGGAIGYIAYLVFANGMGYGAAVDFSGVAAASWFGMPTFTAPVFTASAITLIAPVVIILVAENLGHIKAIGAMTGRNLDPYLGRAFIGDGVATMVSGAFGATGMTTYAENMGVMAVTRIFSTLVFLVAAAVAILLGFSPKFGALIQTIPGPVLGGLSIVVFGLIAATAGRIWVENKVDFAEPRNLITVGVALVLGAGNFKLDIAGFTLDGIGTATIGAIVLYHALGFAGSRDGNDRIA
- a CDS encoding cupin domain-containing protein — protein: MTDHHDHDHHHDEPRWKHDGVQVIKGDRLDPNTAQTPGMFRQAAINHARVGAQKIWAGTVAIEPNAKTGVHHHGALESVIFVVRGKARMRWGEKLEFTAEAGPGDFIFVPPFVPHQEINADPENVLECVLVRSDNEAVVVNITDIEPVEKPETVYWIDPIHKHPHD